The following proteins are co-located in the Vibrio astriarenae genome:
- a CDS encoding BatD family protein, producing MRLMILILTLFSTHALATWQAHWLVDGVDFQERQRHTIYLQLLNDEAIAGVIHLEPVTAKGLFIEQTSNFWQYGSFQQGNQTLAQAVLRFDIYPSSDGDFTLPSATIQVGRGENAITINSQPKTFSVAKLPIESRGKIVSSKVALSQTATDVDITAGGVVTRSIKLEVNDLPGHFINDLPPLTQIEHVELRTGYSATNTITNRSELSGSRTTDYHYRFEQKGNYTLPPVHLEWWDSNTQQVKTLDLKAIEVTVAPAPPLPLSQRLEIMMLESKQWLEDNQWLLFLGLLIIGVTVNCRAALTLRFKLLRSRVSQLSSHEDYQAIKTAILVATSSQPTAKKHLYRWLSHQRVYDVLAHDYVSTEQDGVNIERFQTCKLILLQVQNRWAARYRLKPLNHD from the coding sequence ATGCGCTTGATGATTCTCATTCTTACACTCTTTTCTACTCACGCCCTAGCAACCTGGCAAGCTCACTGGTTGGTGGATGGTGTAGACTTTCAAGAACGTCAAAGACACACCATCTACCTCCAACTGCTCAATGATGAGGCTATTGCTGGCGTCATCCACCTTGAACCAGTCACTGCCAAAGGTTTGTTCATCGAGCAAACTTCAAACTTTTGGCAATACGGCTCTTTTCAGCAAGGCAACCAAACCCTCGCACAGGCCGTGCTACGTTTCGATATCTATCCCTCTTCAGACGGTGACTTCACCCTGCCATCAGCAACCATTCAGGTGGGAAGAGGCGAAAACGCTATCACTATCAATAGCCAGCCCAAGACCTTCTCAGTCGCGAAACTGCCCATTGAGTCGAGAGGAAAAATCGTCTCAAGCAAGGTCGCTCTATCACAAACAGCCACCGATGTTGATATTACCGCTGGTGGTGTTGTCACACGTTCCATCAAATTGGAAGTGAACGATCTGCCAGGACATTTCATCAACGACTTACCCCCATTGACCCAAATCGAACATGTCGAACTGCGAACCGGCTATAGCGCCACCAACACAATCACCAATCGCTCGGAACTCTCTGGTTCAAGAACCACCGATTACCACTACCGCTTTGAGCAAAAAGGGAACTACACTCTCCCGCCAGTGCATCTAGAGTGGTGGGATAGCAACACACAACAGGTTAAAACACTCGATTTGAAGGCGATAGAGGTCACCGTAGCCCCGGCGCCGCCTTTGCCACTCTCACAGCGCCTAGAAATCATGATGTTAGAGTCAAAGCAGTGGCTAGAGGACAATCAATGGCTTCTATTTTTGGGGTTGTTAATCATCGGTGTCACCGTCAATTGCAGAGCTGCACTTACCCTGCGTTTTAAGCTGTTACGCAGTAGAGTCAGCCAACTAAGTTCACACGAAGATTATCAAGCAATAAAAACTGCAATATTGGTTGCCACTAGCTCACAACCAACCGCTAAGAAACACTTATATCGCTGGTTATCTCATCAAAGAGTTTATGATGTGCTCGCTCACGATTACGTGTCTACGGAACAAGATGGAGTGAATATTGAAAGGTTTCAAACTTGTAAGCTCATTCTTTTACAAGTTCAAAATCGATGGGCCGCGAGGTATCGGCTAAAACCTTTGAATCATGACTGA
- a CDS encoding VWA domain-containing protein, protein MAEFHFIRPWLLLLLLPILVLFRYLKARKEAEQALPIASHLQAHLAAGQKSGTWFNPQNILPWMLSLLAVISAGPTWQPEPDSHTKNQSPIYFVIDLSRSMTESDIAPNRLENSKIKLADFLSEKTDGVIGAYVYAGSSHMLIPPTEDREVLELYLSALSSNIVPRQGKDLASVLSLITDDAALGLPGSVIVISDSLDNRAHQAIDEFVSNTEHQLLFWKFGYAQSISTPRGATYLQNTPDNSDIRSIVRWVDGFRYFDPLNEEIQWQEAGYFLVFPTLLLSLLWFRRGWSIRWIPSFLICVLLGASLTPTPTQASAGSQSVDCDTLWMNLLMTPDQQGQWFYNRGNYQCAANSFIDSEWKIRALMKNKQWEWALTMLNNQPDSIDKRFNVALSYLNIQRFRSAQHWFEQVLELAPQHPQTLANLALLDEIFDLMAARAQGQGTAGEDMTADVISTLEEDMQIEEPEDKVEVINSADLMAEEHLTKIWLEQVKSNPEVFLRNKFAIQLQKASEVQP, encoded by the coding sequence ATGGCTGAGTTTCACTTTATTCGACCTTGGCTGCTGCTTCTATTGCTTCCAATATTGGTACTCTTTCGTTATCTCAAAGCGAGAAAGGAAGCCGAACAGGCACTGCCTATCGCCTCACATCTGCAAGCGCATTTGGCGGCTGGGCAGAAATCAGGGACCTGGTTCAATCCGCAAAATATACTGCCTTGGATGTTGAGCCTGTTGGCGGTGATATCGGCAGGCCCGACTTGGCAGCCTGAGCCGGATTCTCATACTAAAAACCAGTCGCCAATCTATTTTGTTATCGACCTATCCCGCTCAATGACCGAGTCTGATATCGCGCCTAATCGCCTTGAGAACAGCAAAATCAAGTTGGCCGACTTTCTCAGTGAGAAAACCGATGGGGTTATCGGTGCTTATGTCTATGCAGGCAGCAGCCATATGTTGATTCCACCAACAGAAGATAGAGAAGTGCTAGAGCTCTATCTATCAGCGCTTTCGAGCAATATTGTGCCAAGGCAAGGCAAAGATCTCGCGTCCGTACTGTCGCTCATTACGGATGACGCCGCTTTGGGTCTTCCAGGTAGTGTCATCGTGATCTCCGATAGTCTCGACAACAGAGCCCATCAAGCAATCGATGAATTCGTATCCAACACTGAGCACCAGTTGCTGTTTTGGAAATTTGGCTACGCACAAAGCATCAGTACCCCCCGTGGAGCGACGTACCTTCAAAATACGCCGGATAACAGTGATATACGCTCCATCGTCCGTTGGGTTGATGGGTTTCGCTACTTCGACCCTCTTAATGAAGAAATACAGTGGCAAGAGGCAGGCTACTTCCTTGTTTTTCCGACTCTACTACTGAGTCTACTGTGGTTTCGACGCGGTTGGAGCATACGCTGGATTCCAAGTTTTCTAATCTGCGTATTATTGGGGGCGTCACTGACACCAACTCCCACTCAAGCCAGTGCTGGGAGCCAATCCGTAGATTGCGATACGTTGTGGATGAACCTCCTCATGACACCAGACCAGCAAGGGCAATGGTTCTACAACAGAGGAAACTATCAATGCGCCGCCAACAGCTTTATTGATAGTGAGTGGAAGATTCGAGCGTTAATGAAAAACAAGCAGTGGGAGTGGGCGCTCACCATGCTAAACAATCAGCCAGACTCTATCGACAAACGTTTCAATGTCGCATTGAGCTACCTCAATATTCAACGTTTTCGCTCTGCCCAACACTGGTTCGAGCAAGTGCTTGAATTAGCACCGCAACACCCTCAGACCCTTGCAAACCTTGCCCTGCTTGATGAGATATTTGATTTGATGGCTGCTCGCGCCCAAGGGCAAGGCACCGCAGGTGAGGATATGACTGCCGATGTCATCTCAACCTTAGAAGAAGATATGCAGATTGAAGAGCCAGAAGATAAAGTGGAAGTCATCAACAGTGCCGATCTGATGGCAGAAGAGCACCTAACTAAAATTTGGTTAGAGCAAGTGAAGTCTAACCCGGAAGTGTTTTTACGCAATAAGTTCGCTATCCAGTTACAAAAAGCCAGTGAGGTGCAGCCGTAA
- a CDS encoding VWA domain-containing protein produces MLNFTYPWLFLLLIVPFMVVMAPKHTTQETALRFSLFQKYLDITGTQASKGALVLSPLRWQRCLVALTYLSLVIAATKPIWLGAPITIEKSGREMMVAIDLSGSMEATDFVTTEGDSVRRIDGVKLLLDDFLSQRQGDRIGLIAFGDDAYLQAPFTEDFSIIRQLLSEMDVRMAGAGTALGDAIGVAVNHFSQTQSENRVLLLLTDGRDTTSKFPPLDAAKFAGDHGITIYPIAIGDATNVGEDGIDLDMLNRIADYTDGQVFEALNGEDLATVYATLNQREAQLFDSYTLRPKTELFYWPLLLSLSLNLICLMFVIGQHRHKLRQGAQHG; encoded by the coding sequence ATGCTGAACTTCACTTATCCCTGGCTGTTTCTTCTGCTCATCGTGCCATTTATGGTTGTTATGGCACCAAAGCACACCACTCAAGAAACAGCGTTGCGTTTTAGTTTGTTCCAAAAATATCTCGATATCACTGGCACACAGGCGAGTAAAGGCGCCCTCGTGCTCTCTCCACTTCGCTGGCAACGTTGTTTAGTCGCACTTACTTACCTATCGCTGGTTATTGCAGCAACTAAGCCTATATGGCTTGGTGCGCCGATCACTATCGAAAAAAGTGGTCGCGAAATGATGGTCGCCATTGATCTCTCGGGATCGATGGAAGCAACGGACTTTGTAACCACAGAAGGAGATAGTGTTAGACGCATTGATGGTGTGAAACTACTGCTCGATGACTTCTTATCACAGCGTCAAGGCGATCGCATTGGTCTGATTGCCTTTGGTGATGACGCGTACCTACAAGCCCCATTTACCGAAGATTTTTCGATAATACGTCAACTACTTAGCGAGATGGATGTAAGAATGGCTGGCGCTGGTACTGCCCTAGGTGATGCCATTGGTGTTGCGGTAAACCACTTTTCACAAACGCAGTCCGAGAACCGAGTATTACTCCTACTCACTGATGGTCGCGATACCACTAGCAAGTTTCCTCCGCTGGATGCGGCTAAATTTGCAGGTGACCACGGCATAACCATCTACCCTATCGCCATTGGTGATGCGACGAATGTGGGTGAAGACGGTATTGATTTAGACATGCTCAACCGTATCGCCGACTACACAGATGGTCAGGTTTTTGAAGCCCTCAATGGTGAAGATCTTGCGACCGTCTATGCCACCTTAAATCAACGAGAGGCGCAACTGTTTGATAGCTATACCTTACGCCCTAAAACTGAACTGTTTTACTGGCCACTACTACTCTCACTCTCCCTCAATTTGATCTGTTTGATGTTTGTCATTGGCCAACATCGCCACAAGTTAAGACAAGGAGCGCAGCATGGCTGA
- a CDS encoding DUF4381 family protein, whose protein sequence is MTTPHQGQIVEFGSHLIHRAQWMDTPTAVFWLPQTLAWKILFSIALLSTLGYFIVRYHRYLKNTYLREAWQRYLLLDTQQDGAAIAQLMKQTAHQHWPLANVATLTTDEFADFIITHSERSLSKAILLQLMSSSYQRTPDYTDEMHILTLSWFSEITRQSAKHKRADNVC, encoded by the coding sequence GTGACAACACCACATCAAGGCCAAATTGTTGAATTTGGTAGCCACCTGATACACCGAGCACAGTGGATGGATACTCCCACCGCTGTCTTTTGGCTACCTCAAACCCTTGCATGGAAAATACTATTTAGCATCGCCCTCTTGTCGACCTTAGGCTACTTCATTGTGCGCTACCATCGCTACCTTAAAAATACCTATCTAAGAGAAGCATGGCAGCGATACCTATTACTTGATACCCAACAAGATGGTGCGGCAATTGCCCAACTAATGAAACAAACAGCCCACCAACACTGGCCACTAGCCAACGTTGCGACACTAACAACGGATGAGTTTGCTGATTTTATTATTACCCATAGCGAACGTTCACTGTCCAAGGCCATTTTATTGCAGCTAATGAGCTCGTCGTATCAACGCACCCCTGATTACACCGACGAAATGCATATCCTCACTCTGTCGTGGTTCAGTGAAATAACGCGCCAGAGCGCCAAACACAAAAGAGCAGATAACGTATGCTGA
- a CDS encoding DUF58 domain-containing protein produces MSDSRIYPNIDGLGHLSQLGKTLAWHPPYQRLTPLTGKHRSHQRGRGLDFVELRHYYPGDDVRCIDWKVTQRTGQPYLRVYAEENDKQIALLIDLRNTMFFASDGSMKSAIASEVAAIISGGIIRDGDRLGAVVLTAQGIITIPCRRGEKALLSILNTLVQEAGKLPSLKPKSVSLADGLETLNNLGLRNSQCFIISDFHDYASSHASRYLDALAKHNSLIGFSINDPLEEKLPTHDVLFGNQELQVEVKKHQLTDKAQFEEHVAEEKQQLKAHCDKHRLPLLNFTTHQETWAQMQSRCKRGNQ; encoded by the coding sequence ATGAGTGATTCAAGAATCTACCCCAACATTGATGGACTGGGGCACCTCAGCCAGCTAGGCAAAACCTTGGCCTGGCATCCACCCTATCAGCGCCTTACTCCACTGACAGGTAAGCATCGCAGCCATCAGCGAGGCAGAGGCTTAGACTTTGTAGAGCTCCGTCACTACTATCCGGGTGATGATGTACGTTGTATTGATTGGAAAGTCACTCAACGTACTGGGCAGCCCTACCTGCGAGTGTACGCCGAAGAGAATGACAAGCAAATTGCCCTATTGATCGACCTGAGAAACACCATGTTCTTTGCCTCTGATGGCAGCATGAAATCTGCAATAGCAAGTGAGGTTGCCGCCATTATATCCGGGGGCATTATTCGCGATGGCGACCGACTGGGGGCCGTAGTTTTGACCGCACAAGGAATCATTACTATTCCGTGCAGACGCGGTGAAAAAGCGCTGTTATCAATACTCAATACATTAGTGCAAGAGGCGGGGAAACTGCCCAGTTTGAAACCAAAATCCGTATCCCTAGCTGACGGCTTAGAGACGCTCAACAATCTTGGCTTACGAAACAGCCAATGTTTCATCATCAGTGATTTTCATGATTATGCATCTAGTCATGCCTCGCGCTACCTAGATGCTCTTGCAAAGCACAACAGTTTGATTGGTTTTTCCATCAATGACCCTTTAGAAGAGAAACTTCCCACGCACGATGTGCTCTTTGGTAATCAAGAATTACAGGTAGAAGTCAAGAAACACCAACTCACAGACAAAGCACAGTTTGAAGAGCATGTTGCCGAAGAGAAACAACAGCTCAAAGCACACTGTGACAAGCACCGCTTGCCACTCTTGAACTTTACCACTCATCAAGAGACATGGGCTCAAATGCAATCGCGTTGCAAAAGGGGAAACCAGTGA
- a CDS encoding AAA family ATPase, whose protein sequence is MSSLRLKFISLQEKINQSVLGQENTVQQLVIALLADGHVLLQGLPGLAKTRSVNAMATQLACNLNRIQFTPDMLPADVTGCEVYDSQSQTLSFKRGPVFTHLLLADEINRAPAKVQSALLEAMAEGQVSVAGESHPLPDLFMVLATQNPVEQEGTYPLPEAQMDRFLIQILVDYPDKEAEKQMLRMLRSERSINSNASSELTTDEVLTARQLVDQVHVSEQVDQYIIDIVHATRYPSTELATVIELGASPRASIALDKCARAHAWLNGQDYVAPENVRAIAHSVLRHRLALSFSALNQGVTAEAVITQLLENVGFA, encoded by the coding sequence ATGAGCTCTTTGCGCCTGAAATTCATCTCGCTACAAGAAAAAATCAACCAGAGTGTTCTGGGTCAAGAGAACACCGTGCAACAACTAGTTATTGCACTACTGGCTGATGGTCATGTGTTATTGCAAGGTCTACCTGGCTTAGCAAAGACACGCAGTGTTAATGCTATGGCAACACAGCTTGCCTGCAACCTCAATCGAATTCAGTTTACACCAGATATGCTGCCGGCCGATGTGACTGGCTGTGAGGTCTACGACAGCCAATCTCAAACCCTAAGCTTCAAACGCGGGCCTGTATTTACCCACTTACTGCTAGCAGATGAAATTAATCGCGCACCAGCCAAAGTTCAGTCGGCTCTTTTAGAAGCCATGGCTGAAGGTCAGGTCTCTGTCGCGGGTGAAAGTCATCCATTACCAGACCTTTTTATGGTGCTTGCCACGCAAAACCCAGTAGAACAAGAAGGCACCTATCCTCTTCCCGAAGCACAGATGGATCGCTTCTTGATACAGATATTGGTGGACTACCCAGACAAAGAGGCCGAGAAGCAAATGTTACGTATGCTTCGCAGTGAACGTTCTATCAACAGCAATGCCTCTTCAGAGTTAACGACTGACGAAGTGCTTACTGCACGTCAGTTAGTGGATCAGGTGCATGTATCGGAACAAGTTGACCAATACATCATCGATATCGTCCATGCAACGCGTTATCCATCCACTGAGCTTGCTACGGTCATTGAGCTTGGAGCAAGCCCAAGGGCAAGCATTGCACTGGATAAATGCGCTCGCGCCCATGCTTGGCTCAATGGACAAGACTATGTGGCACCAGAAAACGTGCGAGCCATTGCTCATAGTGTATTGCGCCACCGCTTAGCGTTGAGTTTTAGCGCGCTAAACCAAGGAGTCACTGCTGAAGCGGTGATCACCCAGCTGCTTGAAAATGTTGGCTTTGCCTAA
- a CDS encoding arylsulfatase, with the protein MKHFTKSLLNKAVLGTAAVATLGAAPAIAKNTTEKPNILVIMADDIGWSNTSAYNMGMMGYKTPNIDRIANTGMLFTDHYGQPSSTAGRAAFLTGQLPIRTGLVNVGLPGSPLGIHPEDPTLAEVLKDHGYFNVQLGKNHLGDQEHMMPHRRGFDFFYGNLYHLNAEEEPENEDYPQDPAFFERFGPRGIVTGTPDGPTESAGPLTRKRMETIDRELTDMALDYLDDFAKADDPFFMWFNPSRMHVWTHLSEEWQGKTGYGLYADGMAELDHYVGEILDKLEETGQRDNTIVIFTTDNGAEKMSWPDGGNTPFKGEKGLTTEGGVRVPFMVSWPGNIPAGTINNGIQSHEDLFTTLATIAGEKDVQENFKTKHDVYIDGYDHRNAWFNNEDTERNEIFYFAETGNLEAVRVGKIKATFIHPTEESWFAPRLASTWPELVDLRADPYEEAPEHSMMYLRWFGERMFFFVPIQVEVAKLLQTFNEFPLRQEPTAFNLERVLQQLPYREEK; encoded by the coding sequence ATGAAACACTTTACAAAAAGCCTGCTAAACAAGGCTGTACTCGGTACTGCGGCAGTGGCGACATTAGGCGCTGCACCAGCTATCGCGAAAAACACCACAGAGAAACCAAACATTCTCGTCATCATGGCAGATGATATCGGCTGGTCGAACACTTCCGCTTACAACATGGGTATGATGGGCTACAAAACGCCGAACATCGACCGCATTGCAAATACGGGTATGTTGTTCACTGACCACTACGGTCAACCGAGTTCTACTGCGGGCCGTGCTGCTTTTCTGACAGGTCAGCTTCCTATCCGTACTGGTTTGGTTAACGTTGGCCTACCGGGCTCGCCACTGGGTATCCACCCAGAGGACCCAACGCTAGCGGAAGTCCTAAAAGACCATGGCTACTTTAACGTTCAACTTGGTAAAAACCACCTCGGCGACCAAGAGCACATGATGCCACACCGTCGTGGCTTCGATTTCTTCTACGGTAACCTTTACCACCTAAATGCGGAAGAGGAGCCAGAAAATGAAGATTACCCGCAAGATCCCGCGTTCTTCGAGCGCTTCGGTCCTCGCGGTATTGTCACTGGTACGCCTGACGGTCCAACTGAATCAGCGGGTCCTCTAACTCGTAAGCGCATGGAAACCATTGACCGTGAGCTAACAGACATGGCGCTGGACTACCTAGACGACTTCGCTAAAGCAGATGACCCATTCTTCATGTGGTTCAACCCATCGCGTATGCACGTTTGGACTCACCTGAGCGAAGAGTGGCAAGGCAAAACAGGCTACGGTCTTTACGCTGACGGTATGGCAGAGCTTGACCACTACGTTGGTGAGATTCTAGACAAGCTAGAAGAAACAGGACAACGTGACAACACCATCGTTATTTTCACGACCGACAACGGTGCTGAGAAAATGTCTTGGCCAGATGGCGGTAACACGCCATTTAAAGGCGAGAAAGGCCTAACGACTGAAGGTGGTGTTCGCGTACCGTTCATGGTGAGCTGGCCGGGTAATATCCCTGCTGGAACAATCAATAACGGTATCCAATCACATGAAGACTTGTTCACTACGCTTGCAACTATCGCGGGTGAAAAGGACGTTCAAGAGAACTTTAAAACTAAGCATGATGTTTACATCGATGGTTACGATCACCGCAATGCATGGTTTAACAACGAAGACACTGAGCGTAACGAGATCTTCTACTTTGCTGAAACGGGTAACCTAGAAGCAGTACGTGTTGGTAAAATCAAAGCGACCTTCATCCACCCAACAGAAGAGAGCTGGTTCGCTCCGCGTCTTGCATCAACTTGGCCAGAGCTAGTTGACTTGCGTGCAGACCCATATGAGGAAGCTCCTGAGCACTCTATGATGTACCTACGTTGGTTCGGTGAGCGTATGTTCTTCTTCGTACCTATCCAGGTTGAAGTCGCAAAACTTCTACAAACGTTTAACGAATTCCCTCTACGTCAAGAACCAACCGCGTTCAACCTAGAGCGTGTTCTACAACAACTTCCTTACCGTGAAGAGAAGTAA
- a CDS encoding GAF domain-containing sensor histidine kinase codes for MPAIDSVLISISSKLLDSHTAGMESVILEALEESRIALGVDRISCLPIDPTIRQGRHYESFGQGIPPVDAVVPENVRRRYRELIRQGEVVFSKDSPELLELANQLQSETILNHVLVPIRAMGKPWGLMACANFVSKQELDSEFVHSATLLGNIIASSIERLMHYENLKRSEKEVIARNHRIVNERERERRTIARDLHDDFSQRLASLGIEMAIALGQCNDQARPAFTKCASDLADITRDIQHLSRHLHPVVIERVGLHAAITSYVEQVTKRSSLDGHLELDNSIEFDSETALHLYRVIQESLSNVVKHAQASDVWVRLYRHPQGDVVLEVEDNGVGISDNPLVLDSPTLGLRSMIERGELIGATVSYLSNHEEKGVTVKVTIPSAHTRKE; via the coding sequence TTGCCAGCAATAGACAGTGTTCTTATTTCGATTTCAAGCAAGTTACTCGATAGTCATACAGCAGGTATGGAAAGTGTCATTTTGGAGGCACTTGAAGAGAGTCGAATTGCATTGGGCGTAGACCGAATCTCCTGTTTGCCTATCGACCCGACCATTCGCCAAGGTCGCCATTATGAGTCATTTGGCCAGGGAATCCCTCCGGTTGATGCCGTTGTCCCTGAAAATGTTCGTCGTCGATATCGAGAGTTGATTCGGCAAGGGGAGGTGGTGTTTAGTAAAGATTCTCCTGAACTGCTCGAATTGGCGAATCAGCTTCAATCTGAAACGATTTTGAATCATGTGTTGGTGCCTATTCGAGCGATGGGAAAACCGTGGGGGTTGATGGCGTGTGCCAATTTTGTCTCCAAGCAAGAGTTGGATAGCGAGTTTGTCCATTCAGCGACCCTACTGGGCAACATCATTGCATCGAGTATCGAGCGTTTGATGCACTATGAGAACCTCAAACGCAGTGAGAAAGAGGTGATTGCCCGCAACCACCGCATTGTTAATGAAAGAGAGCGAGAGCGACGAACGATTGCCCGTGATCTGCACGATGATTTTAGCCAAAGACTGGCATCACTCGGTATCGAAATGGCAATCGCCCTCGGACAGTGTAATGACCAAGCACGTCCGGCATTTACGAAGTGCGCCTCAGATCTGGCTGATATTACTCGCGATATTCAACACCTTTCGCGTCATCTTCACCCTGTTGTTATTGAGCGTGTTGGGTTGCACGCTGCTATCACCTCGTATGTAGAGCAGGTGACAAAGCGATCAAGCCTAGACGGTCATTTAGAGCTTGATAATTCGATTGAGTTCGATAGTGAAACGGCATTACATCTCTATCGAGTGATTCAAGAGTCACTGTCGAATGTGGTTAAGCATGCGCAAGCAAGCGATGTTTGGGTTCGACTTTATCGTCACCCACAAGGTGATGTTGTATTGGAGGTGGAAGATAATGGTGTTGGCATCAGTGACAATCCATTAGTTCTTGATTCACCAACGTTAGGTTTGAGATCAATGATAGAGCGTGGAGAGTTAATCGGTGCTACGGTAAGCTATCTTTCTAATCACGAAGAGAAGGGAGTGACCGTAAAGGTGACGATTCCCTCCGCCCATACTCGAAAGGAGTAA
- a CDS encoding response regulator transcription factor translates to MATVVIADDHQIVSEGIARLIEASHQVLAMAIDANELVQLVKQHQPDLIITDISMPGMQLNTTISLLKRTSPNSAIVCLSMHDEPEIVKAAYEFGANGYVLKHQAGFELATTIEKVLQGERYIPQDLKNIIEQKTDLSARQLDILKYLAQGMSAKQVASELNISSKTVEYHKYKMIEQLEIRSASELIAWAHSRNLV, encoded by the coding sequence ATGGCCACTGTTGTTATAGCTGATGACCATCAGATCGTCAGTGAGGGCATTGCCCGCTTGATTGAAGCGTCGCATCAGGTGCTTGCTATGGCTATAGATGCGAATGAGTTGGTTCAGTTGGTGAAACAGCACCAGCCAGATTTGATCATTACCGACATTTCAATGCCGGGAATGCAGCTGAACACCACCATTTCCTTACTCAAAAGGACTTCACCAAACAGCGCTATTGTCTGCCTATCAATGCATGATGAGCCCGAAATTGTTAAGGCTGCGTATGAGTTTGGTGCCAATGGATATGTGCTTAAACACCAAGCAGGATTTGAGTTGGCGACGACCATAGAAAAAGTGCTTCAAGGTGAGCGCTATATTCCGCAAGATCTGAAAAACATTATTGAACAGAAAACCGACTTGAGTGCTCGCCAACTCGATATTTTGAAATATTTGGCGCAAGGGATGTCAGCAAAACAGGTCGCTTCAGAGCTCAATATCTCATCAAAAACTGTTGAATATCATAAGTATAAGATGATTGAACAACTTGAAATACGCAGTGCGTCCGAACTGATTGCTTGGGCACATAGCCGCAACCTAGTTTGA
- a CDS encoding anaerobic sulfatase maturase, with the protein MTIPSPHPFHLLVKPVGSKCNLDCHYCYYLRKEERYQPGATMQMSEAMLETYVQQYIAAQPKHITFVDFSWQGGEPALRGLEFYEKAVELQRKYARPGMTVTNTFQSNGTLINERWAQFFKKNNFLIGLSIDGDELNHNNGRPDSKGNESYSRVLRGLELLKKHGVQFNTLTVVHNDNAHLGKQTYQKLKELGSSVIQFQPCVEHPLDQRGEKDWSLTPHQWGHFLCDVFDEWRKEDVGKVYVQFFENTLGILAGQPSQMCFHAETCGQQMMLEHDGSLYSCDHYSYEDHNVGDIDAVDLGAVASSQTQVNFGTNKWRSLPKQCRECHFRPMCNGGCPKERTAMTADLEPGLNHLCMGYKKFFLHSMPYFAAMLEALKQGHPASVYPMFVQRVS; encoded by the coding sequence ATGACCATTCCATCACCTCATCCATTTCATCTACTCGTAAAGCCTGTCGGTTCGAAGTGTAACCTAGATTGCCATTACTGCTACTACTTGCGTAAAGAAGAGCGCTATCAGCCTGGTGCCACGATGCAGATGTCTGAGGCTATGCTTGAGACCTATGTGCAGCAGTACATCGCCGCACAACCTAAGCACATCACCTTTGTTGATTTTAGCTGGCAGGGTGGTGAGCCAGCACTCCGTGGTCTTGAGTTTTATGAAAAAGCGGTGGAGTTACAGCGCAAATACGCACGTCCGGGAATGACTGTAACGAATACGTTCCAGAGTAATGGCACTTTGATCAATGAACGCTGGGCGCAATTCTTCAAAAAGAACAATTTTTTGATTGGCCTGAGTATTGATGGTGATGAGTTGAACCACAACAATGGTCGCCCGGATAGTAAAGGAAACGAAAGCTACTCACGTGTATTGCGCGGTTTAGAGTTATTGAAAAAGCACGGTGTGCAGTTCAATACCCTTACCGTTGTGCACAACGACAATGCTCATTTAGGCAAACAGACTTATCAAAAGTTAAAAGAACTTGGCTCTAGTGTCATCCAATTCCAGCCTTGCGTTGAGCACCCGTTAGATCAACGCGGTGAGAAAGATTGGTCACTCACACCGCATCAATGGGGACATTTCTTGTGTGATGTTTTTGACGAGTGGCGAAAAGAAGACGTGGGTAAGGTTTACGTTCAGTTCTTTGAGAATACACTGGGTATTCTGGCAGGCCAGCCAAGCCAAATGTGTTTCCATGCAGAAACTTGTGGTCAGCAAATGATGCTAGAACATGATGGCAGCCTATATTCCTGTGACCACTATAGTTATGAAGACCATAATGTGGGTGATATCGATGCGGTCGACCTTGGTGCAGTTGCTTCATCTCAAACCCAAGTGAACTTTGGTACCAACAAATGGCGTTCGTTGCCAAAACAGTGTCGAGAGTGTCACTTCCGTCCTATGTGTAATGGTGGTTGTCCGAAAGAGCGCACTGCGATGACAGCGGACCTAGAGCCTGGCTTGAACCACCTATGTATGGGGTACAAAAAGTTCTTCTTACACTCAATGCCATATTTTGCGGCAATGTTAGAGGCGCTTAAGCAAGGGCATCCTGCCTCGGTTTATCCTATGTTTGTGCAGCGCGTTAGTTAA